The DNA segment GAGGCGCAGCCGAAGTTCCAGTAGGGCGCGTTCGAGGACGAGAACCGGAAGTTGGAGGAGCCCAGATCCGTCGGCCATTGTCCGCAATCATGCGGCACGCTCGCCTGGAGCGAGGCGAAGGTCAGCCGGATCGGCGAGGCGAGCCCCGGATCCTGGACCGGGTAGCTGCGGACGCTGAGGACGGCGGGCGAGACGCCGCCGCGCGTCAGTGCCGTCCGGATGCCGTTCAGCGTGTCCTGGGTCGCGTAGTCGCGCCGGGCGCCGGTCGGGACCTCGGCCACGAGGCCGCCCTTGCCGGAGCGGCGGAATTCGCGGGCGAAGCTCGCCACGTCCTCGGCCTGGCGGGGATCGAGCGCGCCGCCGGCGCGGCCGACGAAGACGTCGAGCGAGCGGGGCGCGTCGCGCAGCACGATCGGATGGCGCTCGCGCACATCGTCCGCCCCGAAGGCGAGGGTGTCGCCGCCGGTCGAGCGATTGGCGCAGCCGCCGAGCAGGGCGCCGAGCGCCAGCACGGCGGCGGTCAGGCGTGGTGCCAGCGTAACGTTGCGGGAGGAAACCGTCATGATCGGGCCATCCATCAGGGTTGTCGCTGGGCTCATCAGTCGGCGATGAAGCCGATGCGGCCTTTATAGGCCTGGGGCACCGGGCCGCCGCCGCTGCCGTAGATCTTGTTCAGCCGCCCGAGCAGGATCGCCTGGGAATCATGCGCCTCGACGAAGCCGTCGTCGGGCCGCTGGATCTGGTTGGGCTGCATCGGCTTGGCGATGTAGGGCGTCGCCATGATGACGAGCTCGGTCTCCTCGCGCTGGTAGTCACGCGAGCGGAACAGCGTGCCGATGATCGGCAGGTTCATCAGCCCGGGCAGGCCGTTGATCGACTGCTTCGAGACGCGCTGGATCAGGCCGGCGGTCGCCAGCGTGCCGCCCGAGGGCAGCTCGACCGTGGTGTCGGACTTGCGCACGCGGAAGGCGGGCATGTTGAGCGCCTCCTCGTTGGCGCCGTTGAGGCGCAGCTGGTTCTCGAAGTCGAGCTCGGTGACCTCGGTGGCGATGCGCATGCTGATCTTGTTGTCGGACAGGACGATCGGGGTGAAGTTCAGCGCGACGCCGACCGGCTTGTACTCGATCTGGATCTGGCAGGTCCGGCGGTTGAAGACGTCGTAGGAGCAGCTCTGCCCCTTCGGGGTCGGGACCTCGCCGCCGGCGGTGAACTTGGCGCTTTCGCCGGAGATCGCGGTGACCGTGGGCTCCGCCAGGACGCGCGCCATGCCGGCGCGCTCCAGCGCCCGCAGGGTGAAGTTCTGGGCGTTGCCGATGCCGGCGCCGATCGCCGTCGCCGACAATTGCTGCGGCTGCAGCGGGAAGGGATTGTCGATCGAGGGCGCCAGCGAGAACTTGCCGAGGCGCCACTCGCCGCTCGAGTTGATGCCGAGCTGCTTGATTGCCTTGCGCGAGATCTCGGAGACCGTGACCTTCACCATCACCTGGTCGCGGTCGCGGATCGTCAGCGAGTTGATCACCGCCCCGCTCCGCCAGGAGGAGGCGCCGCCGACGAAGGCCTTGGCGATGTCGACCGCCTGGGTCGCGTCCGAGGCGTTGGGCACGGTCCCGACGAGCAGGATCGAATCGCCCGCGGGCTTGATCTCGATCTGCGAGTTCGGCAGCGCCGTGCGCAGCGTCTGGCGCAGCACGTTGAGGTCGCGCCCGACATTGATGTCGAGCGCGGTGATCTGCCGGCCGTCGCCGTCCATCACGAACATCGAGGTCGAGCCGTCGGCGATGCCGATCACGAAGAGCTTGCGGGCGGTGCGGACCACCGCGTTGGCGACCTTCGGGTTGGCGACGAAGACCTCCTTGGCGTCGCGCGGCAGCTCGACGATCAGGGAGCGGCCGATCGAGAGGTCGAGCTTGCGGGAGATCGCATGCTCGCTCGCGCCGACATTGAGGACCGGGGCAGGTCCGCTGCCGGGGGACTGGGCGGCGGCGGCACCGGCCGCCAGCAGGAGCGCGAGAGCCGTCGCGAGGGAAAGAGAGGTTCTGATCATGGCTTCACGCTCTTGGAGGTGACACCGAAGCGCACGAGGGTCATGGAACTGTCGACCTGGGCGGGCGGCGTGGTTTCGCCGGCATCCTTGAGACTGCGCAGCGCCAGCGAGAGCGTGCCCATCTTCTGGGCCTGGACCAGGATCTCGACCTGGCCCGGATCGATCTCGAGCGTGGCGGTCTCGCCGACCACGACCTTCTCGCCGTTGCGCTCCTGAACGTTCTGGCCGATCGCCAGGACGCGGATGTTGTGCAGGATGGTTTCGCTGGCGAAGGCCTCGCCGTTCCTCCCCGATTCGTCGCGCCAGGTCGAAACCACGTCGACGCGGTCATTGGGCAGGATGAAGCCGCCGGCGGTGCTGGCGCCGCGGCTGTCGGTCGAGATCGCGACGGCGCGCTTGCCCGAGGGCAGCACGGCGGAGAGGAAGCCGGTTCCGTCGGTCCTGATTAGCCGCTCGCGGCGGATCGGCTCGGCCCCGAGGATGGCGAAGCGGGCCACCTGTCCGACGATCTCGGTCTCCGCCTCCGGAGCCTCGTCCTTGCGGATGATGCCGTCCGGGACGCTGGCCAGCGGCCAGTCGAGCCAGCGCAGATCGTTGGCCGAGACCGTGTTGCCGACGGGAATGTCGCTGGCCGCGACCAGGACCGGCACGGTCGGGGCCGCCTCGACCGTGGCGGGCGCAGGCGCCGGGGACGGCCGCGCGACGAGCAGGGCCGCTCCCAGCCCTGCCACCAGCGCGACGACGAGAATGATGATGCGTGCGGGACTCATGGACGACCGACCCTCAGCCAAGCGTGATTGGCTCTCGTCCCGGATCGTCGTTCGCAAACGTCAACTTATGGTTAATCGGCCGTATATTTTTTCGGCGCGGCCGAAGCCGGCCCGTCACAGGCCGATCGCGGCGTGCCAGATCGCGGTCTCCGGCAGGATCAGGAGCGCGGCGAAAGCGAGCGCGATGCCGTAGGGCACGCCCGCATTGGCGGCGTGCAGGCGGCGCAGCCAGGACCAGTTCTCCGCCAGCTCCGGCAGCGGGCCCGAGCGCAGCATGAGGACGAGCATCGTCAGGAGGCCGCCCAAGACGCCGGAGATCGTCAGATAGGGCATGAGCTGGTCGAAGCCGAACCACAGGGCGGTCGCGGCGGCGAGCTTGGCGTCGCCGCCACCGATCCAGCCGGCGGCGAACAGCCCGAACGCGATCACCAGGACGAGCCCGCCGGCGGCGAGATGCCAGCCGATCTCGGCCAGGCTCAGGCCGAGCAGCACGGCGCAGAGCGCGAAGGAGCCGACCAGGAACAGGCACAGCCGGTTCGAGATCGTCATGGAGACGAGGTCGCTGGCGGCCGCATAGGCCATGGCGAAGGGAAAAACCCCCATGAGGACGATCAACGAAAGCGACATGGCACCATCCGATCAGCAAGCCGGTGGATACTGACACCGATCCATCACCAAAGCCTTACGGGCCCGCGATGGGCGGCACGCCGAAAGCAGAACGCCCCGGCCGAAGCCGGGGCGCCCGTGGAAACCGGAACCTGCGGTTCCGCGGCGATCAGGCCGGGGCGTTGAGCTTGCCGCCGATGCCCTGGAAGAGCGCCTCGAGCTTGGTGCCGAGCAGGGTCATGCCGGTGATGGCGGCAACGGCGACCAGCGCCGCGATCAGGCCGTACTCGATGGCGGTGGCGCCGGACTCGTCCTTGACGAAGCGAGCGAAAACGTTGGTCATGCTGAATCTCCTTTACACCACGGTTTGACGGCTGCCTGTGCTCTGAAGTGGCTTCGGTCAGCGACAGGAACGACATTAGCCAGCGCCTCTTGCTGATCAGTTAAACCGATCGAAGAATTGATCCGTTTATCGCGGAGTTTTTTACGTGGTTAACGATCAATTTAATGACTGATTTTTGATAACTTCCTTCGCTATTGTAGAGTTAGGTCGAGTTGAATTCGGTAAATAAGTTATTTAATACGGGTTTGGTTCTCGATTTATTTTGCGGCAGCGGCGACGGGGTCGGTTTCGCTCCGCGATGTTCCGCTGCGATGGGGCCGGCACGGCAGAATGAAATCGCTGCCCCGCGCGGATTTAGGGTTTGATTCATCATTTTGGGCTTCACTGGCCCGGTCATAAAGCTTGAGGCACCGTCATGTTGATCACCCGTGCTCCTGCAGGGCATCGCCGGCCGGCCCTGCGGGCGGCCGTCGCCGCCCTCGCGATGACCTTGTGCGGCGGTGCCTTCGCCGCGCCGCAAGGCGCCCCCTCGGAAAGCGTCGTCGTGCTCGTCGACCATGCCAAGGTCGTGCGCCTGCCCGAACAGGCCCGCACCGTCATCGTCGGCAACCCCGCCATCGCGGACGTCGCCATCCAGCGCAACGGCGTCATGGTGGTGACCGGCAAGAGCTTCGGCGTCACCAACCTGATCGCGCTCGACGCCGCCGGCACCCTCCTGGCGGAATCGCTGGTGCAGGTGAGCGCCGCCTCCGATGCGGTGCTGACGGTCCAGCGCGGCATGGACCGCGAAAGCTATGCCTGCAACCCGGTCTGCCAACCCTCGATCCAGCTCGGCGATGCGCAGCGCTTCTTCGGGGATGCCGGGGCCCAGTCGGTGAGGCGCAACGCGCTCGCCACCGTCTCGGGATCGCGATGAGGCCAGACGCCTGAAGAAGCACGCGCGCGCGAGCGCGAGGCCCGCGGCCTTTTGCCCGCGCCTGCCCGTTCATGGTGAACGAAAGCTTCACGTCGCTTCCGGCGGCGGCGGAACGGGCATAACTGATCGGCAATTGTTTTGCCTTAGAGATTTCCGGGTCAGGCTCCGGAAATTCGAGGCAGACGGATGTTCGACCGAGCGAAAAACCTTTCCTCCTCCGTGCGAGCCGCGCTGCGGCTCGGCCGCGGCGGCCGGCTGCTGCGGCGTTTCCGCCGTTCGCAGGACGGTGTCGTGGTCGTCGAGTTCGCCTTTGTGGCGGTGCCGTTCTTCGCACTGCTGTTCGCGATCTTCGAAACGGCCCTGATGTTCTGGACCAACCAGGTTCTCGAGGAATCGCTCTCGCAGGCGTCGCGCTCCCTGGTCACCGGCCAGTCGCAATACCGCTACACGGCGGCGAACCCCGCCGCCAACGCGACCAAGTTCCGCGACGACGTCTGCGCGAAAGCGCCGATGGGTCTGATCGATTGCGCCAAGCTTTCCGTGGACGTGCGCACCTATGCCAGCTTCGCGGAGGCGAAAACGCAGACCTCGGGCAGCAACCCGGTATCGGGCGGCACGCTCGACACCAACAGCTTCACCTATGTCCAGCCGCAGCGGAACGACATCGTCGTCGTGCGCGCGGTCCTTGACTACAAGCTGTTCCTGACCAGCTGGGCGTCGGCCGCGCTGGCCAATATCGGGTCGGGCCGCCGCGCTATCGTCGCGAGCACGGCCTTCCGGGCCGAGCCGTTCACGCCCTAACCCCGGTGGCAGGCATGACGCATATGCGCAAGAAGACGGGTCTTCGTTCCCTGCGCCGGTTCCGCCGGGACCAGGACGGCGTGGCCATGGTCGAGTTCGCCATGGCGTTTCCGATCATGCTGGTCGCCTATTGCGGCCTGGTCGACGTCGCCCAGATGGTGATGCTGAACCGCAAGGTCACGCAGCTCGCCTCCACCCTCAGCGACCTGACGGCGCGCGTGCAGAGCGTGACGCCCTCCGACATCGACAACATCTTCAACGCCTCGCAGACGGTGCTGATGCCCTTCGGAACGAGCAACGCCTCCATGGTCATCGCCAATGTGGTGGTCGATGCGGGCGGCACGGCGCGGGTCTGCTGGTCCAACCAGCGCAACGCGACGGCGCCCGCCCGGGGCTCCACCGTCACCCTTCCCGACAGCGCCCGGATCCCGGGAACCTCCGTCATCATGGCGCGGGCGAGCTACAAATACACGCCCGCCATCGGCTACGTCATCACCGGCACCTTCACGCTCGGCGACAACCCGGTCTATTCGCGCCCGCGCAACGGCCTGGCCACCGGCGTCGAAAATATCGAGCAGGTGGTGCGCACCGGCACCAATGGCTGCCCGAACTTCAGCTAGAGCCTGCCGCCCCGGATCGCCGGGCGTCCTGGCGGACGCGACATGGCGATCCGAGCGTCCGCTTCACAGGATGCTTGCGTCCTGACGGGAACGCCGGCTCGGGCCCCGCGTGCTTCCGCATGAAATCAGCATGTTCCAGAATCGGATTTTCCCGAAAAGTGGATTCCGCTTTTCGTGCCCGATGCTCTAGCCGCGCAGGACCATGCGCCCGGTCTGGACCTCGTAGCCCTGGAGCTTGCCGAGGAAGGAATTGCCCAGCAGGCTCATCGAGAGCGCGTGCGCCGGCAGGACGACGGCCTCGACGTTGCGCACGACGATATCGCCGAGGCGGATCTCCCGCAGCGTCGTCCGGAAGCCGACGACGGTGCCGTTGGCGGTGCCGAGCATGATCGAGCGCGACGAGGCGTCCTTGCTGATCCCGAGGGCGCGGGCATCGGCGGCGGTCAGCGCCACGATGCTGGCGCCGGTGTCGACCATCATCTTGATGCGATAGTTCTCGACCGTGGGGTGCACGATATAGTGCCCGCGATAATCGGCCGCGACGGCGAGCGTCGATGGCGTGCGCGGCCCCGGCCGCTTCTGCTCGGTCATGGCGGCGGAAGGGGCCTTGTCCGCCGCGGGTGGGGCCAGAAAAAGCGTCGAAGACAGCGCCCCGGCGATCACGGCACCGGCTACGCCCAACGACCAGATCAGCGGTTGCGTCGCCACGGCTTCTCCCCCGGTCCTCGTGCCGGCACCTCAGGATGCCGGGGCGAGGCCTGACGAAGCGTGAAGAGGGCGCACGCATTTGCGTGCAACCTAGTGGCGGCGGCCTTGCGATTGCGCGCAGGCTTAACCCGGGCTTACCGGCGCATCGGCGAGCGCCGCCGCCAGCGGCGCGATCTCGGCCGCATGAGGGATGCTCGGCTGGGCGCCGGGGCGGGTGCAGGCGAGCGAGCCGGCGGCGAGCCCCTCGCGCAGCGCCGCCGGCATCGCCTTGCCGGCCGCCAGCGCCGCGGCGAAGGCGCCGGCGAAGCTGTCCCCCGCCGCGACCGTGTCGACGACCTCGACCTCCGGGGCCGCGAGGCGATGACGGGCGCCGCCGATCCAGGCGACCAGGCCTTCCGCTCCCAGCGTCGCGACGGTCGCCAGGCGCCGCTCGCCGTCGAGCCGGCGGGCGACGGCTTCGGGCTCCTGCTCAGACCAGCCGAGCGCCTGCGCCAGCACCATGGCCTCGTGCTCGTTGACGATCAGCAGGTCGAGCGCCTCGAGCAGCGCGGCCGCCGGCGCCCCGGCCGGGGCGAGGTTGAGGATCACGCGCCCGCCGGCCCGCTTCATCGCGCGCGCGGCAGCAAGGCAGGCCTCCTCGGGAACCTCGCGCTGCAGCAGCAGGATGTCCCGAGGCTCGAGCTTCATCCGCTCCAGGGCGTCCGGCCGGGCGGCGGCGTTGGCGCCGGCCGCGACGACGATCTGGTTGGCGCCTTCCCGGTCGGTGGCGATGAAGGCGGCGCCGGTCGGCAGCGCCACCCGCAGGACATGGGCGAGATCGACGCCGTCCGCGGCCAGGAGCGTCAGCGCGGCATCGCCGAAGCCGTCGCGCCCCACCGCGCCGACCAGCACGACATCGGCGCCGGCGCGGCGGGCGGCCAGGGCCTGGTTCGCGCCCTTGCCGCCCGGATGCAGCGCATAGCCGGGGCCGAGCACCGTCTCGCCCGGCCCGGGCAGACGCTCGACCGGGGTGACGAGGTCGATGTTGATCGAGCCGAAGACGACGATCATGCCGCAAGCCCGCTCGCCAGCCGCCCGATGCCGGCGATGAAGGCCTGCTCCGGCGTGACGACCCGCACGGCATGGCCGCGCGCCGCGAGGCCTGCGCCGTAGCTCTGCGCCAACACCCCGTCCGCGACGAGGTGGACTTGCGTTCCGAGGCCGAACAGCGCCTCGGCGCCCGCCAGTTCCCGCCCGACCAGCAGCGCCGAGAGATAGGGGCCGACCGCCCCGCCGGCCATCCGCCCGGCGAGGACCTCGGTGCGGGCGGCGAAGGCGGCGTTGAGCAGGCCGCCCGGCCGGTCGGCGGCGGCGCGCCCGCGCGCGGCGCCCTCGGTGGCGTCGGCCTCGGAGGGCGCTTCCGCGAGCCGGGCGAGGATCGAATCGTTGCGCAGGAGGCCATAGACCTCGCCGGTCATGAAGCTGGCGAAGCGGGTGATGCGCCCCTGCCGGATCTCGGCCCATTTCGAATGGGTGCCCGGCAGGCAGACGATGCCGTCGGTGAGGCCGAGCCCGACGATCAGCGTCTCCTCGCCGCGCATCACGTCGAAGGCGCCGTCGTCGCAGCTCAGGCCCGGCAGGATGGTGGCGCGCGTGCCGGCATCGAGCTCGACCTCGATCGCGGCGGCGGCGATGTCGGCGGCCGAGGCGGGACAGGCGACATAGCGCGCCTCGACCCAGCCGTTGCGGCTGCCGACCATGCCGGCCAGCACGATGACGGCATCGGGCGCGGCGGCGCGGAAATCGCCGGCGAGCTCGGCGAAGGCCGCCGGATAGCCGCCGGGCGCGACCGACTGGATGCCGCGATCGGCGACGCGCCGCTCCAGCACCTCGCCCGTCGCCGCGATCAGGAAGGCGCGGGCGCGGGTCGTGCCCCAGTCGAGCGCGATCAGAGGTCTCAGCATGGCGGGCTCCGGCGATGGTGGCGCGACTGTCCGTGCCGTTCCGCCCCCGGTCAAGGGCCGGCCGGAAGCTTGTGCGCGGCGCGCCTTCGGGGCAAGCCTGCCTCTCCAGGCGACGAGGACGAATCGGACAAGCCGGATGCTCGAACTGCAAGCGGGCGGCCTCGATGCCGTCATCCATCCCGAAGCGGGCGGGATCGTCGCGTCGCTGGGCTGGCGCGGGCCGGACGGGCGCCGCCACGACGTGCTGCGGCCGGCCGCCGGGCAGGAACCCAGCACGGCGTCGCCGAACTTCTTCGGCACATGGGCGATGCTGCCCTTCGCCAACCGCGCCTTCGGCTGCGTCGTCGACGATGGGCAGGCGCGCTTCCGCGTGCCGCGGAACGACCCCGACGGCGCGATCCACGGCTTCGGCTGGCAGGCGGCCTGGGCGGTGCTGCGGCACGAGCGCGGCCAGGCCACGCTCGAGCATCGCCGCGGCGAAGGCCCCGACCCCTATCGCTACCGGGCGCGGCAGGAAATCGACCTCGACGGTTCAGGCCTGACGATCCGGCTTGCGATCACCAACGAGGCGCCGATCGCGCTGCCCTTCGGCATCGGCCACCATCCCTGGTTTCCCTGCGCGCCCGATACGCGCCTCATGATGCGCAGCACCGGGGCGCTCGTCTTCGGCGAGGCGTTCCGCGCCACCGGCCGGCAGGCTTTCGCCGATGGCGGCCCCTATGCGCGGGTGCCCCTCTTCCGGTCGGCGGAGGTGACCGCCTGGAGCTTCCTCGGCTGGGACGGCAGGGCCCGGATCGAGACGCCCTCGACGGGGCTCGCGATCAGCCTGAGCGCGAGCGACACGCTCGGCTGCCCGGTGGTCTGGGCGCCGGCGGAGGCGGATTTCCTCTGCGTCGAGCCGCAGAGCCACGCGATCGGCGCGCCGAGCGAGCCGGCGGCGCGGGCGGCCTCGCCGCTCAGGCGGCTCGCACCCGGCGAAACGCTGGAAGGCTGGCTCAGGATCGCGCCGGAGGCGATCTAGAACCGTCTCAGGCGGGCGGGGCGGCCTGCGCCGGGGCGCCGGCCTGCACCGGCCGCGCGGCGGAGGGTTGCGCCTTGCCCTTGCCGCCCTTCAGCATCTCCCAGCTGTTCTGCTGGCTGACGCTGCGCTTGAGATAGGCGATGGTCGCGGCGGCCTCGGCCGGGCTCTGGTCGCGCAGCGCCATGGTCTCGGCCTCGGCGAAGCGGCCCTGCAGGCCGAGCACCAGGACGAGGTTCTGGCGCACGCGGGCATCCGCCCGCTCGGAAGCGGCGGCCTCGGCCAGGACGCGCTCCGCCTCGGGCAGGTTGCGCGACAGGGCGAGCGACAGCCCGTAATTCGACATGATCGTCGGCTCGTTCGGAGCAAGCTTCAGCGCGGTCCGGTAGATCTGCTGGGCGCGGGCGTGCTCGCCCATCCGGTCGGCGACCGTGCCCTGCGCCGAGAGGATGCGCCAGTCGGGCCGCTCGGGCGAATGCGCCCGCGACAGAACCTCGTCCGCCTCCTGCAGGCGCCCGTTATCGGCGAGCGCGCGGCCATAGGCGCCGAGAAGCTCGCGGTCGTCCTGATGGATCAGGACGGCGTTCTGGAGCACGGCCACCGCCTGCGCGTTCTGGTCGAGGCTGCGCAGCGCGCGGGCGTAATAGAAGG comes from the Bosea sp. (in: a-proteobacteria) genome and includes:
- a CDS encoding pilus assembly protein N-terminal domain-containing protein — its product is MLITRAPAGHRRPALRAAVAALAMTLCGGAFAAPQGAPSESVVVLVDHAKVVRLPEQARTVIVGNPAIADVAIQRNGVMVVTGKSFGVTNLIALDAAGTLLAESLVQVSAASDAVLTVQRGMDRESYACNPVCQPSIQLGDAQRFFGDAGAQSVRRNALATVSGSR
- a CDS encoding tetratricopeptide repeat protein, translated to MSSARLHSSTRSAVFLGVCLAALALAGCQGRGGLGDITGSIGRSPVSQPRTDADWQAERERWAGRYDASPKDRDAAFYYARALRSLDQNAQAVAVLQNAVLIHQDDRELLGAYGRALADNGRLQEADEVLSRAHSPERPDWRILSAQGTVADRMGEHARAQQIYRTALKLAPNEPTIMSNYGLSLALSRNLPEAERVLAEAAASERADARVRQNLVLVLGLQGRFAEAETMALRDQSPAEAAATIAYLKRSVSQQNSWEMLKGGKGKAQPSAARPVQAGAPAQAAPPA
- a CDS encoding TadE/TadG family type IV pilus assembly protein is translated as MTHMRKKTGLRSLRRFRRDQDGVAMVEFAMAFPIMLVAYCGLVDVAQMVMLNRKVTQLASTLSDLTARVQSVTPSDIDNIFNASQTVLMPFGTSNASMVIANVVVDAGGTARVCWSNQRNATAPARGSTVTLPDSARIPGTSVIMARASYKYTPAIGYVITGTFTLGDNPVYSRPRNGLATGVENIEQVVRTGTNGCPNFS
- a CDS encoding TIGR02281 family clan AA aspartic protease, translated to MATQPLIWSLGVAGAVIAGALSSTLFLAPPAADKAPSAAMTEQKRPGPRTPSTLAVAADYRGHYIVHPTVENYRIKMMVDTGASIVALTAADARALGISKDASSRSIMLGTANGTVVGFRTTLREIRLGDIVVRNVEAVVLPAHALSMSLLGNSFLGKLQGYEVQTGRMVLRG
- the cpaB gene encoding Flp pilus assembly protein CpaB translates to MSPARIIILVVALVAGLGAALLVARPSPAPAPATVEAAPTVPVLVAASDIPVGNTVSANDLRWLDWPLASVPDGIIRKDEAPEAETEIVGQVARFAILGAEPIRRERLIRTDGTGFLSAVLPSGKRAVAISTDSRGASTAGGFILPNDRVDVVSTWRDESGRNGEAFASETILHNIRVLAIGQNVQERNGEKVVVGETATLEIDPGQVEILVQAQKMGTLSLALRSLKDAGETTPPAQVDSSMTLVRFGVTSKSVKP
- a CDS encoding 2-dehydro-3-deoxygalactonokinase codes for the protein MLRPLIALDWGTTRARAFLIAATGEVLERRVADRGIQSVAPGGYPAAFAELAGDFRAAAPDAVIVLAGMVGSRNGWVEARYVACPASAADIAAAAIEVELDAGTRATILPGLSCDDGAFDVMRGEETLIVGLGLTDGIVCLPGTHSKWAEIRQGRITRFASFMTGEVYGLLRNDSILARLAEAPSEADATEGAARGRAAADRPGGLLNAAFAARTEVLAGRMAGGAVGPYLSALLVGRELAGAEALFGLGTQVHLVADGVLAQSYGAGLAARGHAVRVVTPEQAFIAGIGRLASGLAA
- a CDS encoding prepilin peptidase; the encoded protein is MSLSLIVLMGVFPFAMAYAAASDLVSMTISNRLCLFLVGSFALCAVLLGLSLAEIGWHLAAGGLVLVIAFGLFAAGWIGGGDAKLAAATALWFGFDQLMPYLTISGVLGGLLTMLVLMLRSGPLPELAENWSWLRRLHAANAGVPYGIALAFAALLILPETAIWHAAIGL
- a CDS encoding Flp family type IVb pilin; translation: MTNVFARFVKDESGATAIEYGLIAALVAVAAITGMTLLGTKLEALFQGIGGKLNAPA
- a CDS encoding ribokinase, which codes for MIVVFGSINIDLVTPVERLPGPGETVLGPGYALHPGGKGANQALAARRAGADVVLVGAVGRDGFGDAALTLLAADGVDLAHVLRVALPTGAAFIATDREGANQIVVAAGANAAARPDALERMKLEPRDILLLQREVPEEACLAAARAMKRAGGRVILNLAPAGAPAAALLEALDLLIVNEHEAMVLAQALGWSEQEPEAVARRLDGERRLATVATLGAEGLVAWIGGARHRLAAPEVEVVDTVAAGDSFAGAFAAALAAGKAMPAALREGLAAGSLACTRPGAQPSIPHAAEIAPLAAALADAPVSPG
- a CDS encoding type II and III secretion system protein family protein, producing the protein MIRTSLSLATALALLLAAGAAAAQSPGSGPAPVLNVGASEHAISRKLDLSIGRSLIVELPRDAKEVFVANPKVANAVVRTARKLFVIGIADGSTSMFVMDGDGRQITALDINVGRDLNVLRQTLRTALPNSQIEIKPAGDSILLVGTVPNASDATQAVDIAKAFVGGASSWRSGAVINSLTIRDRDQVMVKVTVSEISRKAIKQLGINSSGEWRLGKFSLAPSIDNPFPLQPQQLSATAIGAGIGNAQNFTLRALERAGMARVLAEPTVTAISGESAKFTAGGEVPTPKGQSCSYDVFNRRTCQIQIEYKPVGVALNFTPIVLSDNKISMRIATEVTELDFENQLRLNGANEEALNMPAFRVRKSDTTVELPSGGTLATAGLIQRVSKQSINGLPGLMNLPIIGTLFRSRDYQREETELVIMATPYIAKPMQPNQIQRPDDGFVEAHDSQAILLGRLNKIYGSGGGPVPQAYKGRIGFIAD
- a CDS encoding TadE/TadG family type IV pilus assembly protein; translated protein: MFDRAKNLSSSVRAALRLGRGGRLLRRFRRSQDGVVVVEFAFVAVPFFALLFAIFETALMFWTNQVLEESLSQASRSLVTGQSQYRYTAANPAANATKFRDDVCAKAPMGLIDCAKLSVDVRTYASFAEAKTQTSGSNPVSGGTLDTNSFTYVQPQRNDIVVVRAVLDYKLFLTSWASAALANIGSGRRAIVASTAFRAEPFTP
- a CDS encoding CpaD family pilus assembly protein, whose product is MTVSSRNVTLAPRLTAAVLALGALLGGCANRSTGGDTLAFGADDVRERHPIVLRDAPRSLDVFVGRAGGALDPRQAEDVASFAREFRRSGKGGLVAEVPTGARRDYATQDTLNGIRTALTRGGVSPAVLSVRSYPVQDPGLASPIRLTFASLQASVPHDCGQWPTDLGSSNFRFSSSNAPYWNFGCASQATLAAQIADPIDLVRSRDEGRSDIVKRMNAIAKIREGKDPSTEYRQQTPQINSTVGGR